One region of Mucilaginibacter sp. 14171R-50 genomic DNA includes:
- a CDS encoding AI-2E family transporter has product MSIFNYKQRNNIILVSIVVLGCFLLYALSDLFSSILGAIVLFTIFRPFYLYMVERRKFNSTLATIIIILISLIVIVIPFLSLSIMVIGKIGSLNRESINIDKWTEKIDAFTATNLNQPHFAENTLQKLGAYAADLFPSLLGSAASIILTLLVMYFLLYFMFVQMREFEVGLLKYAPFREQHALKFATELRNSTYSNVLGQGIIAITQGILLAMGFYAFGIPDAIFWGVIGAFLSFLPVVGAPTLCIPASVILFAGGHNIKGILLLAWGLLFIGNVDNVLRMIINKRIGNTHPIISVVGVFIGLPLFGILGLVFGPVLLSYFLLLLEIYETNRMAADRLERIRTGPEMQ; this is encoded by the coding sequence ATGTCTATTTTTAATTATAAGCAGCGTAATAATATAATACTGGTAAGCATTGTTGTGCTCGGTTGCTTTTTACTCTACGCTTTAAGCGACCTGTTTAGCTCAATATTGGGCGCAATCGTGCTCTTTACCATTTTCAGGCCGTTTTACCTGTACATGGTCGAGCGGCGTAAATTTAACAGTACGCTGGCCACCATCATCATTATATTAATTTCCCTCATCGTAATTGTTATCCCGTTCCTGTCGCTGAGCATTATGGTGATAGGCAAAATTGGGAGCTTAAACCGCGAGTCTATCAATATTGATAAATGGACCGAGAAGATAGACGCATTTACAGCAACTAATTTAAATCAGCCGCACTTTGCCGAAAATACCTTACAAAAGTTGGGGGCCTATGCTGCCGACCTTTTTCCATCGTTGCTGGGCAGCGCGGCCAGTATAATACTTACCTTATTGGTAATGTATTTTTTATTGTACTTTATGTTTGTGCAAATGCGCGAGTTTGAAGTAGGATTATTGAAGTACGCCCCCTTTCGGGAGCAACATGCCTTAAAATTTGCTACCGAACTGCGCAATTCAACCTATTCTAATGTTCTGGGGCAGGGTATTATCGCTATTACCCAAGGGATATTGCTGGCAATGGGCTTTTACGCGTTTGGCATACCCGATGCTATTTTTTGGGGAGTTATAGGCGCGTTCCTGTCGTTTTTGCCGGTGGTAGGGGCGCCAACTCTGTGCATACCCGCCAGCGTTATATTATTTGCAGGCGGGCACAATATTAAAGGTATATTGCTGCTTGCCTGGGGGTTATTGTTCATTGGCAACGTTGATAACGTGTTGCGTATGATAATCAATAAGCGTATTGGCAATACGCACCCTATTATATCAGTTGTAGGGGTGTTTATTGGCTTGCCCCTGTTTGGTATTCTTGGCTTGGTTTTTGGGCCGGTGTTATTATCGTATTTCTTGCTGTTGTTAGAAATATATGAAACTAACCGTATGGCGGCCGACAGGCTGGAGCGGATACGAACGGGGCCCGAAATGCAGTAG
- a CDS encoding YtxH domain-containing protein, producing the protein MNDNTKVIVALLAGLAAGAALGILFAPDKGIETRDKLSESLSNLGDSIKETAANEIDKLVGLKDKVVENIKSKVKGAEEEYQDDLEHA; encoded by the coding sequence ATGAACGATAACACAAAAGTTATTGTCGCCCTACTGGCAGGATTAGCGGCAGGTGCGGCACTGGGAATTTTATTTGCACCCGATAAAGGTATCGAAACACGCGATAAGCTTTCAGAATCATTAAGCAATCTTGGCGATTCTATCAAAGAAACTGCCGCTAACGAAATTGATAAGCTTGTAGGCCTTAAAGATAAAGTTGTAGAGAATATAAAAAGCAAAGTAAAAGGCGCTGAAGAAGAATATCAGGACGACCTGGAGCACGCATAA
- a CDS encoding phage holin family protein, whose translation MEQEKAETTRPIVDQLKDYAETRFKLLKYEVIERSTSVLADILIDIVIILSLVLTFLFASFTLALFLADVLHSYWQGFGCVALLYLLMAVIIMLAKRSFERPLINAMIRKLFK comes from the coding sequence ATGGAACAGGAAAAAGCAGAAACCACGCGCCCGATTGTTGACCAGCTGAAAGACTATGCTGAAACGCGCTTTAAACTTTTAAAGTATGAAGTGATTGAACGCAGCACATCAGTTTTAGCTGATATTTTAATTGATATAGTAATTATACTAAGCCTGGTATTAACCTTCTTATTCGCCAGTTTTACGCTGGCGCTGTTCCTGGCCGATGTGCTGCACTCGTACTGGCAGGGGTTTGGCTGCGTAGCTTTATTATACCTGCTTATGGCCGTTATTATAATGTTAGCAAAACGCAGTTTCGAAAGGCCGTTAATTAATGCCATGATCAGGAAGTTATTTAAATAA
- the trmB gene encoding tRNA (guanosine(46)-N7)-methyltransferase TrmB, with protein sequence MGKDKIRRFAEIETFSNVLQLDAGKPFKGNWAAGFFKNTNPVVLELACGKGEYTVNLARMFPGKNFIGIDYKGNRIWRGAKTALEDGVTNVAFLRMQIENLVDYFAEGEVDEIWITFPDPQPQLSREKKRLTSPRFLNMYHVVLKPGGYINLKTDNDDLYAYTADKIAELDLKLFAKTEDLYHSEYADEVLSIKTYYEKKYLQHNKNINYLKFSF encoded by the coding sequence ATGGGAAAAGATAAAATAAGGCGCTTCGCCGAGATAGAAACATTTAGCAATGTACTGCAGTTAGATGCCGGCAAGCCGTTTAAAGGCAACTGGGCCGCAGGATTTTTTAAAAACACTAATCCGGTTGTATTAGAACTGGCCTGCGGCAAAGGCGAATACACGGTTAACCTTGCACGGATGTTCCCAGGTAAAAATTTTATCGGCATTGATTATAAAGGCAACCGTATTTGGCGCGGCGCTAAAACCGCGCTGGAAGATGGCGTTACCAACGTTGCCTTTTTGCGCATGCAGATAGAGAACCTGGTAGATTATTTTGCCGAAGGTGAGGTTGACGAGATCTGGATCACCTTCCCCGACCCGCAACCGCAGCTAAGCCGCGAGAAAAAAAGGCTTACATCTCCCCGGTTTTTAAACATGTACCATGTAGTGCTAAAACCGGGCGGCTACATTAACCTGAAGACCGATAACGATGACCTGTATGCCTACACGGCAGATAAGATAGCCGAACTCGATCTTAAACTATTTGCCAAAACCGAAGACCTTTACCACTCGGAATATGCCGATGAAGTGCTTTCTATAAAAACCTATTACGAAAAAAAATACCTGCAGCATAATAAGAATATTAATTACCTTAAATTCTCATTTTAA
- a CDS encoding MGMT family protein — protein sequence MPDYNFFDNVYDVVRQIPRGRVTSYGAIAAYLGSKQSSRIVGYAMMACGTASPPVPAHRVLNKQGLLTGKFHFGGNTMEQMLQSEGVEVVDNQVQNFKALFWDPAIELAL from the coding sequence ATGCCCGATTATAATTTTTTTGATAACGTTTATGACGTGGTAAGGCAGATACCCAGGGGCAGGGTAACATCCTATGGCGCAATTGCAGCTTACCTGGGCTCTAAACAATCATCGCGTATTGTGGGGTATGCCATGATGGCCTGCGGCACTGCAAGCCCGCCCGTGCCTGCGCATCGTGTGCTAAACAAGCAGGGGCTGTTAACAGGTAAATTCCACTTTGGCGGTAATACCATGGAGCAAATGCTGCAAAGCGAGGGGGTTGAAGTGGTAGATAACCAGGTGCAAAATTTTAAAGCGCTTTTTTGGGACCCGGCTATAGAATTGGCGCTTTAA
- a CDS encoding VOC family protein, with protein sequence MISFKRADHFHVCVPPERLEEAKDFYKNVIGLELIDRPDHLFSSAGYWFNIGDMQLHIGVEPALPRSIRHTAMEVIDVDAARRHLEANDVEIVEEPVIPGRRRFAFIDPFGNRMELLQITG encoded by the coding sequence ATGATCAGCTTTAAACGCGCCGACCACTTTCATGTATGTGTACCGCCCGAACGGCTGGAAGAAGCAAAGGATTTTTATAAAAACGTGATAGGGCTGGAGCTTATCGACCGGCCCGATCATCTTTTCTCATCTGCCGGGTATTGGTTTAATATTGGCGATATGCAGCTGCATATTGGTGTTGAACCCGCGTTACCACGCAGCATACGCCACACCGCTATGGAAGTTATTGATGTGGATGCCGCCCGCCGGCATCTGGAAGCTAACGATGTGGAAATAGTGGAAGAGCCTGTTATCCCCGGGCGGCGGCGCTTTGCCTTTATAGATCCGTTTGGTAACCGCATGGAGTTGCTGCAAATTACAGGCTGA
- a CDS encoding glyoxalase/bleomycin resistance/extradiol dioxygenase family protein, translating to MESLSPNIFVNDMKATVAFYKLLGFETTMSVPETGDELVWAMMTSGKVTMMFQSYESLADELPEIKRTDGGSLLLYINVSDITGLFDRVKDSVKVLKGLEKTFYGATEFSILDNNGYVLTFAQHQ from the coding sequence ATGGAAAGTTTATCACCAAATATTTTTGTAAACGACATGAAGGCCACCGTGGCTTTTTATAAGCTGCTGGGTTTCGAAACTACCATGAGCGTACCCGAAACGGGCGACGAGCTGGTTTGGGCAATGATGACCAGCGGCAAGGTCACGATGATGTTCCAATCGTACGAAAGTTTGGCTGATGAACTGCCCGAGATAAAGCGCACCGATGGCGGATCGTTATTGCTGTATATTAATGTTAGTGATATAACCGGATTGTTCGATAGGGTAAAGGATAGCGTGAAGGTACTTAAGGGACTTGAAAAGACTTTTTATGGCGCTACGGAATTTTCCATACTCGATAATAACGGTTATGTTTTAACCTTTGCACAACACCAATAA
- a CDS encoding carboxymuconolactone decarboxylase family protein encodes MGQLINDFEAYRTKMNDRIMETANTNIKRFFALDTTTYADGALDVKTKEMLGLVASMVLRCDDCIKYHLGKCHEAGVKHDEMNEVFMIANLVGGSIVIPHYRRAVEYWDELSLESKV; translated from the coding sequence ATGGGTCAATTAATAAACGATTTTGAAGCCTATCGTACAAAAATGAACGACAGGATAATGGAAACCGCCAACACCAATATTAAACGGTTCTTCGCATTAGATACCACTACTTACGCTGATGGCGCGCTTGATGTAAAAACAAAGGAGATGCTTGGCCTTGTGGCATCAATGGTTTTGCGCTGCGATGATTGCATTAAATATCACCTTGGTAAATGCCACGAAGCCGGTGTAAAGCACGATGAAATGAACGAAGTTTTTATGATAGCCAACCTGGTAGGCGGCTCTATCGTTATTCCCCATTACCGCAGAGCAGTGGAGTATTGGGATGAACTAAGTCTTGAGTCTAAAGTCTGA
- a CDS encoding four helix bundle protein: protein MSSFRDLIAYKKSFALAMEIFWLTKTFPKEETYSLIDQIRRSSRSVFACIAEAYKKRKYPNHFANKLTDSDMENGETQAWLDVSLACKYITREKYDELNKQSEEVGYLLIYMINNPDKFK from the coding sequence ATGAGTTCGTTTAGAGATTTGATTGCCTATAAGAAGTCGTTCGCGCTTGCTATGGAAATCTTTTGGCTGACAAAGACTTTTCCGAAAGAGGAGACATATAGTTTGATAGATCAGATAAGAAGGTCTTCCAGATCAGTATTTGCATGCATTGCTGAAGCTTATAAAAAAAGGAAGTACCCTAATCATTTTGCTAACAAGCTCACTGATTCTGATATGGAAAACGGTGAAACTCAGGCTTGGCTTGATGTTTCACTGGCTTGTAAATACATTACGCGAGAGAAGTATGATGAACTTAATAAACAAAGTGAAGAAGTAGGGTATTTGTTGATATACATGATTAATAACCCCGATAAATTTAAATAA
- a CDS encoding DNA-3-methyladenine glycosylase I: MTLDSRLSTSGLIRCRWCGTDPLYMEYHDKEWGKVTHDDKVLFEFLTLESAQAGLSWITILRRRDNYRQAFAGFDVEKVAKFDGKDKERLLNDAGIIRNRLKIDAAIRNAQLFIAVQKEFGSFNNYLYSFMPDGKPITIYNGPQVSTPESDAISKDMKKRGFKFFGTTICYAHMQATGMVNDHIPECSFR; the protein is encoded by the coding sequence ATGACTTTAGACTCAAGACTTTCGACTTCAGGCTTAATCCGCTGCCGCTGGTGTGGTACCGACCCGCTTTACATGGAATACCACGATAAGGAATGGGGCAAGGTAACGCACGATGATAAGGTGCTGTTCGAGTTTTTAACCCTCGAATCGGCTCAGGCTGGTTTAAGCTGGATAACCATTTTGCGCAGGCGTGATAATTACCGCCAGGCCTTCGCCGGCTTCGATGTAGAAAAGGTGGCTAAGTTTGACGGTAAGGACAAGGAACGTTTGTTGAACGACGCCGGTATCATTCGCAACCGTTTAAAGATAGATGCGGCCATACGTAACGCGCAGCTGTTTATAGCGGTGCAAAAGGAGTTTGGATCGTTTAATAATTACCTGTACAGCTTTATGCCCGATGGTAAACCTATCACTATATACAACGGCCCCCAGGTAAGCACGCCCGAATCGGACGCAATAAGCAAGGACATGAAAAAACGCGGCTTTAAATTCTTCGGCACCACTATTTGCTACGCCCACATGCAGGCCACCGGCATGGTTAACGACCATATCCCCGAGTGCAGTTTTAGGTAA
- the polA gene encoding DNA polymerase I — MKKLFLLDGMALIYRAHFALSKNPRFTSGGLNTSAVMGFTNTLLEVLRKEKPTHMAVVFDTDAPTERHTDFEGYKAHRQAMPEDLSKALPYIFKVVLGFNIPLITSDGYEADDIIGTLAKKAEQKGYQVYCMTPDKDFAQLVSENIRIYKPARMGNDMEILGVKEVLEKWEIERPEQVIDILGLWGDAVDGIPGIPGVGEKTAKTLIKQYGSVEEIIAHSHELKGKLRENVEQYAEQGLMSKKLATINLNSPVELDEAGLEMCAPSKDLLEPLFAELEFRTLGRRVFGDDFSITETRAVSVQTDLFGNPVADGRTTLEVDVQDIYEAPTQVEIKNINTVEHEYILADTFEKRAELINILKQQKHFCFDTETTGTDANHCELVGLSFAVKHHQGWYVPAPHDEAEAKKIVAEFKPVFEDPNIGKTGQNLKFDILMLKWYDVEMKGDLFDTMVAHYVIDPDTRHNMDILSENYLQYKPVSITELIGPKGKNQGNMRDVEIEKIKDYAAEDADVTLQLRTVFEPKIKEVEAEDLLHKIENPLIYVLADIEHEGVRIDHDTLREFSKELETDIAKLEKTVFEKAGVRFNIASPKQLGEVLFEKLMLDPKAKKTKTGQYQTGEDVLLSLAAKSDIVRDILDFRQLQKLKSTYVDALPTMVNPKTGRVHTSYNQAVAATGRLSSNNPNLQNIPIRTERGREVRKAFIPRDENHSIVSADYSQIELRIIAQISKDPNMCQAFVDNIDIHTATAAKVYGVGIDEVDSTQRRNAKAVNFGIIYGQSAFGLSQNLGIPRKEAAEIIENYFAQYPGIKQYMADTMNFARENGYVCTLMGRRRYLRDINSANQTVRGFAERNAINAPIQGSAADMIKIAMINIHREFKALKLGARMTMQVHDELVFDVPNHEIEIVKPIIVENMKNAIKTEVPIMVEIGTGLNWLEAH, encoded by the coding sequence ATGAAGAAGCTTTTTCTATTGGATGGTATGGCCCTGATATACCGGGCGCATTTTGCCTTGAGTAAAAATCCGCGTTTTACTTCGGGGGGCTTAAATACTTCCGCGGTTATGGGGTTCACCAATACGCTGCTGGAAGTTTTGCGTAAAGAGAAACCCACCCACATGGCCGTGGTTTTTGATACCGATGCGCCCACCGAACGCCATACCGATTTTGAAGGCTACAAGGCACACCGCCAGGCCATGCCCGAGGATCTGAGCAAAGCTTTACCGTACATATTTAAAGTGGTTTTGGGTTTTAACATTCCGCTGATCACTTCCGATGGTTATGAAGCCGATGATATCATAGGCACCCTCGCCAAAAAAGCCGAACAGAAAGGCTATCAGGTTTACTGTATGACACCCGACAAGGATTTTGCGCAGCTGGTATCAGAAAATATCCGCATTTACAAACCCGCCCGCATGGGCAACGATATGGAAATATTGGGCGTGAAAGAAGTGCTTGAGAAATGGGAGATCGAACGCCCGGAACAAGTAATAGATATTCTTGGCCTTTGGGGCGATGCGGTGGATGGGATTCCCGGCATACCGGGCGTGGGCGAAAAAACAGCCAAAACGCTGATTAAACAATATGGCTCGGTTGAAGAGATTATAGCTCATAGCCACGAACTAAAAGGCAAATTACGCGAAAACGTGGAGCAATACGCTGAGCAGGGGCTGATGTCGAAAAAGCTGGCTACCATAAATCTAAATTCGCCTGTTGAGCTGGATGAAGCCGGGCTTGAGATGTGTGCGCCAAGTAAAGACCTGCTGGAGCCCCTGTTTGCCGAGCTGGAATTTAGAACATTAGGCCGCCGTGTATTTGGAGACGATTTTAGCATTACCGAAACCCGGGCGGTATCGGTACAAACCGACCTGTTTGGCAACCCCGTGGCCGATGGCCGTACGACACTTGAGGTTGATGTGCAGGATATATACGAAGCGCCAACACAAGTTGAGATCAAAAATATCAACACTGTTGAACATGAATATATTTTGGCCGATACCTTTGAAAAACGCGCTGAACTCATTAATATATTAAAACAGCAAAAACACTTTTGCTTTGATACCGAAACCACCGGCACCGATGCCAATCATTGCGAATTGGTAGGCTTATCATTCGCGGTGAAGCACCACCAGGGCTGGTATGTGCCCGCTCCGCACGACGAGGCGGAAGCAAAAAAGATCGTTGCCGAATTTAAACCCGTGTTTGAAGACCCTAATATTGGCAAAACGGGCCAGAACCTTAAATTCGACATACTGATGCTGAAATGGTATGATGTAGAAATGAAAGGCGACCTGTTTGATACCATGGTGGCGCATTATGTGATAGACCCTGATACCCGCCACAACATGGATATCCTGTCAGAAAATTACCTGCAATACAAGCCGGTTTCAATCACGGAGCTTATTGGCCCTAAAGGCAAGAATCAAGGTAACATGCGCGATGTGGAGATCGAGAAAATAAAAGATTACGCCGCCGAAGATGCCGATGTTACCCTGCAGCTACGCACCGTTTTTGAGCCGAAGATAAAAGAAGTAGAGGCAGAAGACCTGTTGCATAAAATCGAGAACCCGCTGATATACGTGCTGGCCGATATTGAGCACGAAGGTGTACGTATTGACCATGATACCCTGCGCGAATTTTCAAAAGAGCTAGAAACCGATATCGCTAAATTGGAGAAAACCGTATTTGAAAAAGCGGGCGTTAGGTTCAATATCGCATCGCCAAAGCAACTGGGCGAGGTGCTATTTGAGAAACTGATGCTCGACCCAAAAGCCAAAAAAACAAAGACAGGGCAGTACCAAACCGGCGAGGACGTATTGCTATCGCTTGCGGCTAAAAGCGATATTGTAAGGGATATACTGGATTTCCGTCAACTGCAAAAGCTGAAATCCACCTATGTAGATGCCCTCCCCACCATGGTGAACCCTAAAACGGGGCGTGTGCACACCAGCTATAACCAGGCGGTGGCGGCCACGGGCAGGTTAAGCTCTAATAATCCAAACCTGCAAAACATCCCCATTCGTACCGAACGGGGCCGCGAGGTGAGGAAAGCCTTTATCCCACGCGATGAGAATCACAGCATTGTATCTGCCGATTATTCGCAGATCGAGCTGCGCATCATTGCCCAGATCAGCAAAGACCCCAACATGTGCCAGGCTTTTGTAGATAATATAGATATCCACACCGCCACGGCTGCCAAAGTGTATGGGGTTGGTATAGATGAGGTGGACAGTACCCAGCGCCGCAATGCCAAAGCGGTAAATTTTGGAATTATCTATGGGCAGTCGGCCTTTGGGTTATCGCAAAACCTGGGCATCCCGCGTAAGGAAGCGGCCGAGATCATCGAAAACTATTTTGCACAATACCCCGGCATCAAGCAATACATGGCCGATACCATGAACTTTGCCCGCGAGAACGGCTACGTATGCACGCTGATGGGCCGCCGTCGTTACCTGCGCGATATTAACAGCGCCAACCAAACCGTACGCGGCTTTGCAGAACGAAATGCTATAAACGCGCCCATACAGGGCTCCGCGGCGGATATGATCAAGATAGCCATGATCAACATTCATCGCGAGTTTAAAGCCCTGAAGCTGGGTGCCCGCATGACCATGCAGGTGCATGATGAGTTGGTGTTTGACGTGCCTAACCACGAGATAGAAATTGTAAAGCCTATCATTGTGGAGAACATGAAGAACGCCATTAAAACCGAAGTGCCAATAATGGTAGAAATTGGTACAGGGTTGAATTGGTTAGAGGCGCATTAA
- a CDS encoding S41 family peptidase: MKKLFLCFIVLFPIGAFAQNCNCLVNFDYVTSHVTDNYSGYTDKVKNKNLKEFNTFTGQLRQRALKATGTDSCYVILKTWVNYFKDHHLRVQLDWRYREKYPEQIKQLDKLFAAKQTLPGSGEKLDSQTSIKQFNANTILIRLPSFEWSEKKIIDSLFKAHQESLKTAPNWIIDVRGNGGGTDYAFNALLPYIYANPINIKPDEYRSSKDNIALLEGNLKDPDISGQAKEFLRNVISLMKLHPNQFVNPSGKESFEIKYDSVYQFPQKIAILIDRNSASSTESFLLTAMQSKKVKVYGENSAGILDYGSYQYFDIPCADLNLVIPIARSKRLPQYPIDNTGIAPNVKIDVKERDKIKYIQKRLEK, encoded by the coding sequence ATGAAGAAATTATTTCTCTGTTTTATTGTATTGTTTCCGATAGGCGCATTTGCGCAGAATTGCAACTGCCTGGTAAATTTTGATTACGTCACAAGCCATGTAACCGATAACTATTCCGGGTATACCGACAAGGTAAAAAACAAGAACCTGAAGGAATTTAACACTTTCACCGGGCAGTTACGCCAAAGGGCGTTAAAAGCAACCGGTACAGACTCCTGTTATGTGATATTAAAAACATGGGTCAATTACTTTAAAGACCATCATCTTAGGGTGCAATTAGATTGGCGTTACCGGGAAAAGTATCCTGAACAGATTAAACAGCTTGATAAGCTTTTTGCCGCGAAACAAACTTTACCCGGATCTGGCGAGAAATTAGATAGCCAAACGAGTATAAAGCAGTTCAACGCTAATACTATACTCATCAGGCTCCCTTCATTTGAATGGAGTGAGAAGAAAATAATCGACAGCCTTTTTAAAGCCCATCAGGAAAGTTTAAAAACAGCTCCTAACTGGATCATAGATGTTCGTGGTAACGGCGGCGGCACTGATTATGCATTCAATGCTTTACTGCCGTATATCTACGCCAATCCGATAAATATTAAACCGGATGAATATCGCTCATCAAAAGATAATATTGCCCTCTTAGAAGGCAATTTAAAGGACCCGGATATCTCCGGGCAGGCTAAAGAATTTTTGAGGAACGTAATTAGCCTGATGAAGTTACATCCAAACCAGTTTGTAAACCCCTCCGGCAAAGAGTCTTTTGAGATCAAATATGATTCCGTTTATCAATTTCCGCAGAAGATAGCGATATTAATAGACAGAAATAGTGCAAGCTCTACCGAATCGTTTTTGCTGACGGCGATGCAAAGCAAAAAAGTAAAAGTTTACGGTGAAAACTCGGCAGGTATATTAGATTATGGCAGCTATCAGTATTTTGATATTCCCTGTGCTGACCTTAATCTTGTTATTCCCATTGCAAGGTCAAAAAGGTTGCCTCAATATCCTATAGACAACACCGGGATCGCCCCAAATGTGAAGATCGATGTAAAAGAGAGGGACAAAATTAAGTATATTCAAAAACGGTTGGAGAAATAA
- a CDS encoding glycogen synthase, with protein sequence MRIFHLSAECYPIAKVGGLADVVGALPKYQNLSGLQAAVVMPFYNRKFVVDNTFDVVFQGATLLGTRRIYFEILKEQTDKLGFELYLVKIPGLLDRENVYSYPDEKEQFIAFQIAFLDWINWSGQTPDLIHCHDHHSGLVPFMMYHSNLYRRLAHIPTIFTIHNGQYHGAFGWENLNYLPEIDFYKTGLLDWNGGINPLASAVKCCWRYTTVSPSYLHELSVNSNGLEYLFYVERDKGVGIINGIDTDVWEPETDPMLAAHFDASTVTEGKQKNKDILCDRFGLSADKPLVAFIGRLVGEKGSDMLPEAIEKSVKEHGDKVNFLILGAGESATEQALTLLKEQYPQNVNVFIGYDEALAHLIYAGADFLLMPSRVEPCGLNQMYAMRYGTMPLVRSTGGLKDTVIDFGEEGGYGIRFEEVTVEDICTSVARAVVVYKDSRKMQALRKRMMALDFSWARSAKEYINLYESLIPKI encoded by the coding sequence ATGAGAATTTTCCACCTGAGCGCCGAATGCTATCCTATTGCTAAAGTAGGGGGGCTTGCCGATGTGGTTGGCGCATTGCCTAAATATCAGAATTTGTCAGGCTTACAGGCGGCCGTTGTAATGCCTTTTTACAACCGTAAGTTTGTTGTTGACAATACGTTTGATGTTGTTTTTCAGGGTGCAACTTTGCTGGGCACGCGGCGTATTTATTTCGAGATTTTAAAAGAACAAACTGATAAACTTGGCTTTGAGCTGTATCTAGTAAAAATACCCGGCCTGCTTGACAGGGAAAATGTATACAGCTACCCGGATGAAAAAGAGCAGTTCATCGCTTTCCAGATAGCGTTTTTAGATTGGATAAACTGGAGCGGCCAAACGCCCGATCTGATACATTGCCACGATCACCACTCGGGCCTGGTGCCGTTTATGATGTACCACTCAAACCTGTACCGCCGGCTGGCCCATATACCCACCATATTTACCATACACAACGGACAGTATCACGGTGCGTTTGGCTGGGAGAATTTAAATTACCTGCCCGAAATTGATTTTTATAAAACCGGCCTGCTGGACTGGAACGGCGGGATTAACCCGCTGGCATCCGCAGTAAAATGCTGCTGGAGATACACCACCGTTTCGCCGAGTTACCTGCACGAACTTAGTGTTAACTCAAACGGGTTGGAGTATTTGTTTTATGTAGAAAGGGATAAAGGCGTAGGCATTATCAACGGCATTGATACCGACGTTTGGGAGCCCGAAACCGACCCGATGCTGGCAGCGCATTTTGATGCGTCAACGGTTACCGAGGGCAAGCAAAAAAACAAGGATATTTTGTGCGACAGGTTTGGGTTATCTGCAGATAAGCCGCTGGTAGCGTTCATAGGCCGCCTGGTAGGCGAGAAGGGGTCAGATATGCTGCCTGAAGCAATTGAAAAGAGCGTTAAAGAACATGGCGATAAGGTCAACTTTTTGATACTTGGCGCCGGGGAAAGCGCAACGGAACAAGCATTAACTTTGTTAAAAGAACAATACCCGCAAAACGTAAATGTATTTATTGGGTACGACGAAGCGTTGGCGCATTTAATTTATGCCGGCGCCGATTTCCTGCTGATGCCATCGCGAGTGGAGCCTTGTGGCTTAAACCAGATGTATGCCATGCGTTATGGCACTATGCCGCTGGTACGCAGCACAGGGGGCCTGAAAGATACCGTAATAGATTTTGGCGAAGAAGGTGGTTACGGCATACGATTTGAAGAAGTAACTGTAGAAGATATTTGCACGTCGGTGGCCCGTGCAGTTGTAGTATATAAAGACAGCCGCAAAATGCAAGCATTACGCAAGCGCATGATGGCCCTCGATTTTTCGTGGGCACGCTCGGCAAAAGAATATATAAACCTTTATGAAAGTTTAATTCCAAAGATATGA